gagactgaccccaaatcaatgagactgaccccaaatcagtgaGACCCACAGAAAATCAGTGAGCGTCCGCAGATCTGCTAATAAATACGTTTCCTTGATATTTAATGGATTTGCTACTTTTCCACTTATTGTCATTTTCATGGTGTGTGGTTATAATATCTCGCTTACATCCTAgtacaatataaataacacaggTCATCGTTTAATTAAGATGTAAGTATATGATCTGTGCATTATGGGTCTGTTTTGAAACTGATGAAATGAATGTTCGTACAAAGATGGATGTACCAGATTATCTGGAAATTAAGATTTTTCAGTTAATCTAAATTAGTCTCTTATAACAATATTTATCTTTCTGTGGTGACAAatagttaattattattatatatattttttaaacagcaTCTTTTTATAGATCTTTTCCCAGATGGGAAAACCCTAATGAGATTAAAATATAACTAAACTAACAGCAGGAATGCTGCTGGCTGCAGGGGATGCGAATGTTTGTTCTGTGCACAGAAATAAAGTTGTTTGATTTTGAATTGTCAGCAGAAGCAAGATGGCGGCCTCCATGCTAGGAGCGGTGCTGCGAGGAGCCCGGCAGGTGAGCAAGGAAGGACAAGGAAAGGACGATGGGTGGAGGAAatgggagagagaatgaataCATAAATATGAGAATTACAAGAAAAAAAGAGACCAAGGCCCCTGCATAACCTTTTTTTCTGGATGATTTATAACACCCTCTTACCTCCTGCCCTGTGGATACATATTTTATTAGTCACAGCATTAATATTAACTGCCTAATCTCACTGATAGGCAAAAGGTCCTCCTttaaacccctttgctgccagaaagCCAGAACTCTATTTAAAATGTGTGTTACAAAAATAGATGGGAATGGGCTATAGATCTTAAAGAAATCCCCTTTTCTGTAAAATAAGGAAAAGCAGCTGGCGTTTAGGTTTGTAAATTAAAATGTTTTGGTACTGATTTGCGTTGGTCACCCGTTCTAAAGGAAATGTGCAAGGTGTTTCTCTGTCATTCAACCATGTTAAATTTAACCCTTGCCAGTTGGGAAAGGTCAGCATTGCATTACAGGCTCCAAAGGAATTAAAGCTTTCCTTTCTGCAGAGCCTTTGAAAAGATGTACAATATAATGGGCAGATTAAATATGTTTTAAATGACCATGGAAACAGAATTTGCTTTACTGTGAAGTCTATAAAAAGTTTGCTAAACAAATTGCCAAATTGAGCTCCCTGGCCTATAAAATGTAAAATTCTTTATTTTTGGGACAGATGATCTCTTGGTCGGGGGTGACTGGTTCAAATCAGGTGCGAAGTTATTACGTGAACTGGAGAATGCTGCGGGATGTGAAGAGGAGGAAGATGGCCTTTGAATATGCTGATGAGAGGTTGAGGATCAACGCGTTGCGGAAAAACACAATCCTCCCGAAAGAACTGCAGGTATTGCACACAAGCTCTTTCCACATGGTAAAAGCTTTGCATATATAAGGGACATTGGGCTGGTGCATTCACCACCCGGTTATGTATTGGAATGTTAGTGCTGGGATGCCGTATAGCAGGACTGAGGGACATTTATGAGGTCTATATAGACCTCATATAGTGTAGTAGAGGTCAAAGTATAGTAGGAGAGCTAAAGAAGTGATGTACGCAAAGCCATTCGCATTGGCAATGCTGGAAAGGAATCCAGATCTTTTGAATTTCatataactttattttatatagcacttttctcccaatgggacgcaaaTCACATTAATAAtaacagtatagcgcacggtacaCAGTACCCAGATGAGTTTATCATCTattgtggtgcctgaggcacagggagataaagtgacttgcccaaggtcacaaggcacTGATAGCAGGATTTGAACAAGATTCCCGATTCAAACTCTGTCATTGttgacagtcagtgtctttttactccctgagccactcctccaatgtgctgttatttgtatttatgtTGTGCCAGCCAGTGGAAATAGTACATAATGGTAAGCATTGGGAGGAAGGCATCCCTACCCATAATCTAACAAATGTGTTAGGAGGCAGTAAAAGGAAGTGCAGATTTAAGGTCAAAGTTTAATGTGTCATGTAGATATTTCCACtgctattgaaatgcttaattgAATTGGTGACTTTTCAGGCAGGTCTTGGCACAGAGTTCAAGCAGTGCAGCACTTGTCAATACAATAATTATAGGCACCAAATGGTCTATATTACACCAAACAGAGCAGTAGTAACCTCCCAGGTTCT
Above is a genomic segment from Ascaphus truei isolate aAscTru1 chromosome 10, aAscTru1.hap1, whole genome shotgun sequence containing:
- the MRPS14 gene encoding small ribosomal subunit protein uS14m: MAASMLGAVLRGARQMISWSGVTGSNQVRSYYVNWRMLRDVKRRKMAFEYADERLRINALRKNTILPKELQEVADKEIAALPRDSCPVRIRNRCVMTSRPRGVKRRWRLSRIVFRHLADHSQMSGIQRAMW